The following proteins are encoded in a genomic region of Thalassophryne amazonica chromosome 5, fThaAma1.1, whole genome shotgun sequence:
- the LOC117510153 gene encoding immediate early response gene 5-like protein encodes MECAFDAQNLISISLRKIQSSRTQRGGIKLHKNLLVTYVLRNARQFYMSKNLSQAHRTHHYEDAAAVPEKQDYLELTGSFTEFSDDFYYNFSGVESDTWHCGAHSHGGQPVDVAHQDAPACAMVPQTELMVPDACWSCAEKSSWELPVPNTQANQKTVLDLDTHVVTTVTNGFFHSDCCAQPRQPQGAHTYYTKKRKMDTSYYIVDPEFYLPDFGPVPCKRMMTDEDSYLDPEQLDTANISNLISVLGSGGLSEFVSWQQTDLEQIFVTQTICLKHTLLSGNGWTRAIEAF; translated from the coding sequence ATGGAGTGCGCATTTGACGCACAAAACCTGATCTCCATTTCTTTGAGGAAAATCCAAAGCTCCAGGACGCAGAGAGGAGGCATCAAGCTCCACAAGAACTTACTGGTAACGTACGTGCTGAGAAACGCCAGGCAGTTTTACATGAGCAAAAACTTGTCGCAGGCGCACAGGACGCACCACTACGAGGACGCAGCCGCAGTCCCAGAAAAGCAAGATTATCTCGAACTGACCGGGAGCTTTACAGAGTTTTCGGATGACTTCTACTACAACTTTAGCGGCGTGGAATCGGACACTTGGCACTGCGGAGCGCACTCGCACGGCGGCCAGCCTGTGGATGTGGCGCACCAGGACGCGCCTGCCTGCGCGATGGTTCCACAGACTGAGCTCATGGTTCCCGACGCCTGCTGGAGTTGCGCAGAGAAATCCTCCTGGGAATTACCTGTCCCAAACACGCAAGCCAACCAGAAGACGGTCCTGGACTTGGACACGCATGTGGTGACTACGGTTACGAACGGATTCTTCCACTCTGACTGTTGCGCGCAGCCCAGACAGCCGCAGGGCGCGCACACTTATTACACTAAAAAGCGAAAGATGGACACAAGTTATTATATCGTCGATCCAGAGTTTTATTTGCCGGACTTTGGGCCAGTGCCGTGCAAACGAATGATGACTGACGAGGACTCGTATTTGGACCCGGAGCAGTTGGACACGGCGAACATCTCCAACCTGATCTCGGTGCTGGGTTCAGGTGGACTCTCCGAGTTCGTGAGTTGGCAGCAGACGGACCTCGAACAAATATTCGTCACTCAGACAATTTGTTTAAAACATACACTGTTATCAGGCAACGGTTGGACCAGAGCAATCGAAGCATTTTGA